Proteins encoded together in one Styela clava chromosome 12, kaStyClav1.hap1.2, whole genome shotgun sequence window:
- the LOC120329519 gene encoding signal peptide peptidase-like 2B, with the protein MYFSVICSVLLITIVKADTGFVNISNTVNQYTLEVCSEYNPSFAPYPKEIDNNTKGTPVVDIYPDPGCEAPQDPKLYEGKIVIMKRHKNCTFAARAVNVQNANGVGVLVVSDDPIISPAANDSEYNQIHITVSLISNDSYLQFDNMITDVGIENVFIKLYAPETAYWDPNSVIMWLLAVFTCSLGAYLQASFYDSQVKAARKALREGGPAQDTSKDDEMSFTVIHAIIFFGMCSVMILLMYFFYKYMVYVIIGIFCLASCFSTYDFLDNIFGKSSCFTRHRICENKIPVFNSRPPILSICLFLACAAFAIFWAVERKEPYAWILQDILGFTFCIHMIKQIRLPSYKISTILLILFFIYDVFYVFITPLFTKNKESIMVNIATGGGGSSSEELPMLFKMPRFRKSPYSKCGPPPYSLLGYGDVILPGLHVGFCAVWDLRISNTVRRHAYYIAAIIGYATGLVLTFVGMYLTMMGQPALLYLTPCCLLSTLVVAVKRKELRPIWAGKLPVKSRSTSVNPPRVQDPNTPNEADSLLRTQA; encoded by the coding sequence atgtatttttctgtGATATGCAGCGTTTTGTTAATAACCATAGTAAAGGCAGACACTGGatttgtaaatatttcaaacaCTGTCAACCAATATACACTGGAAGTATGCTCTGAATATAACCCAAGTTTTGCCCCCTATCCTAAAGAAATTGACAATAATACAAAAGGAACACCTGTTGTTGATATTTACCCAGATCCTGGGTGTGAAGCACCACAGGATCCGAAACTTTACGAAGGGAAAATCGTCATTATGAAAAGACATAAGAATTGTACTTTTGCAGCAAGAGCTGTGAATGTACAAAATGCAAATGGAGTGGGTGTTTTGGTGGTCAGTGATGATCCTATAATAAGCCCAGCTGCGAATGATTCTGAATACAATCAAATTCACATTACTGTCTCTCTGATTTCTAATGACTCGTATTTACAATTTGACAATATGATTACCGACGTCGGAATTGAAAATGTGTTCATAAAATTATACGCACCCGAAACTGCATATTGGGATCCTAATTCTGTTATAATGTGGTTATTAGCTGTATTTACTTGCTCTCTCGGAGCCTATTTGCAAGCATCTTTTTACGATTCTCAAGTGAAGGCTGCTCGGAAGGCGTTGCGTGAGGGAGGGCCAGCGCAGGACACCAGCAAGGACGATGAAATGAGTTTTACTGTTATACATGCTATAATATTTTTTGGAATGTGTTCTGTAATGATATTACTTATGTATTTCTTTTATAAATATATGGTTTATGTTATAATAGGTATTTTCTGTCTTGCTTCATGTTTTTCAACTTATGACTTTTTAGATAATATTTTCGGGAAATCTTCGTGTTTTACAAGGCATAGAATTTGTGAGAATAAAATCCCAGTTTTTAACTCACGGCCGCCAATTCTtagtatttgtctgtttttagCATGTGCTGCTTTTGCCATTTTTTGGGCTGTTGAAAGAAAGGAACCATATGCATGGATTTTACAGGACATCTTAGGATTCACATTCTGTATTCATATGATTAAACAAATTCGACTTCCCAGTTATAAAATCAGcacaattttgttgattttattttttatttatgatgTGTTTTATGTTTTCATAACTCCATTATTCACAAAGAACAAAGAGAGCATTATGGTTAATATCGCCACTGGGGGAGGGGGCTCATCTAGTGAAGAATTACCCATGTTATTTAAGATGCCTAGATTTCGTAAATCACCATATTCAAAATGCGGCCCACCGCCTTATTCATTACTTGGTTATGGTGATGTCATATTACCGGGTCTTCACGTTGGGTTTTGTGCCGTCTGGGACTTAAGAATCAGTAATACTGTACGGAGGCATGCTTATTATATTGCTGCTATAATCGGTTATGCTACTGGACTTGTTTTAACTTTTGTTGGAATGTATTTGACAATGATGGGGCAGCCAGCATTGTTGTATTTAACGCCATGTTGTCTTTTAAGCACATTAGTCGTTGCTGTTAAAAGAAAAGAACTAAGGCCTATTTGGGCAGGTAAATTGCCTGTTAAGTCCCGTTCTACTAGCGTGAATCCACCCAGAGTCCAAGACCCCAATACCCCAAATGAAGCAGACTCCCTTTTAAGAACACAAGCctga
- the LOC120329521 gene encoding uncharacterized protein LOC120329521: protein MNSKSICHLLYFIIIIILHFQFISNMITKAVLQCAKGLIFRNILASQKYYFATQTWNIDEKYLKIHPAVKDALSSKKPVVALESTIITHGMPYPDNYETALEVEEIVKSKSVTPATIAIIDGQIHIGLTKDNLHTLATSPSSIKISRRGVPASIAFKQTGGTTVSATMMLAHRCNIPIFVTGGIGGVHRDGENTLDISSDLTELGRTPVTVISAGVKSILDIQRTLEFLETQGVTVATFGQNNDFPAFFTQKSGHKSQFNVKNASKAAQLIKSSQDLEMDSGCLIAVPLPDEFATSGERIENAIKTALAEAESSSIKGPDVTPYILKRVNEITGGESLKANVALIKHNASVGADIAVELAKCFSNSEEIGVATPVEEIQERPVVIGGTNIDVIAKCTSEILYDGPSNPADISYTLGGVARNIAEGLCRYNDNPVFISALGDDGHAQMVRIEMKEYMDLSFIEKIQEYNSGLYNAVFDVNGSLKVGIESMKVHEMINIETIMKNEDVISQAPLVCIDANLTPETIAYICDLCDRRDLDLFFEPTGSLKAGRPFLDNLSWKTIKYLTPNLQEFEVIMSVITGKVKKINLNENGKFIDSTLPAIYETCRPLLEHVYCLIVTLAGKGVATFVQDDSKSSGIKATHYPLTSMPQFEWMFQPIVNVSGSGDAFAAAYIHGLLQGKELDTCTKMGLVAAQFSLRSNSAVPSTLNTEIFDGIENVKWDTQEL from the exons ATGAACTCAAAATCAATTTGCCACttgctttattttattattattattattttacattttcaatttatcaGCAATATGATAACAAAGGCAGTTTTGCAATGTGCAAAAGGCCTAATATTTAGAAATATACTCGCcagtcaaaaatattattttgcaacTCAAACATGGAATAtcgatgaaaaatatttgaaaattcatcCAGCTGTAAAAGATGCTCTTTCTTCAAAAAAGCCAGTTGTTGCTTTAGAAAGCACAATAATCACACATGGAATGCCATATCCTGATAACTATGA AACTGCACTGGAAGTTGAGGAGATTGTCAAATCAAAGTCTGTTACACcagctactattgctatcattGATGGACAAATTCACATTG GCTTAACAAAAGACAATCTACATACTCTTGCTACTTCTCCTTCAAGTATTAAAATATCAAGAAGAGGTGTGCCAGCATCAATTGCTTTCAAACAAACAGGAGGGACAACAGTGTCAGCTACCATGATGCTTGCTCATAG ATGTAACATCCCTATCTTTGTAACTGGAGGGATAGGTGGAGTTCATAGAGATGGAGAGAACACACTTGATATAAGTTCGGATTTAACAGAACTAGGCCGAACCCCAGTTACTGTTATAAGTGCTGGTGTTAAGTCTATCTTGGATATTCAGAGGACCTTGGAATTTTTA gaaACTCAAGGAGTCACTGTTGCCACATTTGGCCAAAACAATGATTTTCCAGCTTTTTTCACACAAAAATCTGGCCACAAATCGCAATTCAATGTCAAAAACGCTTCGAAAGCAGCACAATTGATCAAATCTTCTCAAGACTTAGAGATGGATAGTGGATGCCTTATTGCTGTGCCTCTTCCTGATGAATTTGCAACCTCTGGAGAAAGAATTGAAAATGCCATCAAGACTGCTTTAGCAGAGGCAGA ATCTTCGTCAATAAAAGGGCCGGATGTTACTCCATACATCTTGAAAAGAGTGAATGAGATCACAGGAGGAGAATCTTTGAAAGCCA ACGTGGCTTTAATCAAGCACAATGCTTCAGTGGGTGCTGATATCGCAGTGGAGTTGGCAAAGTGTTTTTCTAATTCTGAAGAGATTGGTGTTGCGACTCCTGTTGAGGAAATACAAGAGAGACCT GTTGTCATTGGAGGAACTAACATTGATGTAATAGCAAAATGTACATCAGAAATATTGTATGATGGGCCATCTAATCCAGCTGATATAAGTTACACATTGGGAGGTGTTGCAAGGAATATTGCAG AGGGATTATGCAGATACAATGACAATCCAGTGTTCATTTCTGCCCTGGGTGACGATGGTCATGCTCAGATGGTTAGAATCGAAATGAAGGAATATATG GATTTGTCTTTTATAGAAAagattcaagaatataattcaGGTTTATACAATGCTGTGTTTGATGTGAATGGCTCTCTCAAGGTTGGCATAGAATCAATGAAAGTACATGAAAT GATAAACATAGAAACCATAATGAAGAATGAAGATGTGATATCCCAGGCTCCTCTTGTATGTATTGATGCAAACCTGACTCCTGAGACTATTGCTTACATCTGTGATCTATGTGACAG GAGAGACTTGGATCTGTTTTTCGAGCCAACAGGATCATTAAAAGCAGGAAGGCCGTTTCTTGATAATTTATCttggaaaaccatcaaatatTTGACGCCAAATTTACAAGAATTCGAAGTGATTATGTCTGTTATTACTGGGAaagtaaagaaaataaatctgaaCG AAAATGGGAAATTTATTGATTCAACGTTACCAGCCATCTATGAAACTTGCCGACCGTTACTGGAACACGTTTACTGTTTAATCGTAACCTTAGCAGGCAAAGGTGTTGCCACATTTGTTCAG GATGACAGCAAGTCATCTGGAATCAAAGCAACACATTATCCATTGACCTCTATGCCGCAGTTTGAATGGATGTTTCAACCAATTGTCAATGTCAGTGGGTCAGGAGATGCATTTGCTGCTGCTTATATTCATGGACTTTTGCAAGGGAAAGAATTAGACACTTGTACAAAGATGGGTCTCG
- the LOC120329522 gene encoding protein N-lysine methyltransferase METTL21A-like, which translates to MINFCNVYLVLLLAFLTESMMAGENGQALENHSTGGCEDKNWALVPYELTHIQLFPSFKEKTRKFNFKGIEDEITIYQDWDEKGVAAVVWEAAIELSNYIIKSEEMKGKTVLELGAGTGLVGIVCSKLGAKVTVTDLKEALPFLSKNIDKNFQNDDKMAPKVQELKWGDNLNLNNPKDYDIIIGADVIYIEDTFGDLLDTICYLSGVKGYESSLYSNGNIAQNKKPTTLLSAKMRYTREAKFINKLKKFFNVEKVFSNSDTNIDIYKALPS; encoded by the exons ATGATCAACTTCTGCAATGtatatttagttctattattaGCATTTCTAACTGAATCGATGATGGCCGGCGAAAATGGACAGGCCCTGGAAAATCATTCCACAGGAGGCTGTGAAGACAAAAATTGGGCACTTGTTCCTTATGAATTGACACACATTCAGCTCTTTCCATCTTTTAAGGAGAAAACTAGGAAATTCAATTTCAAAGGTATTGAGGACGAAATCACCATTTATCAGGACTGGGATGAGAAAGGTGTTGCAGCCGTTGTTTGGGAAGCA GCCATTGAACTTTCCAATTACATCATAAAAAGCGAAGAAATGAAAGGGAAAACTGTTCTGGAACTTGGAGCTGGAACTGGACTAGTTGGAATAGTTTGCAGTAAACTTGGTGCTAAAGTAACTGTAACCGACTTGAAAGAAGCACTGccgtttttatcaaaaaatattgataaaaactttcaaaatgaTGACAAAATGGCTCCAAAAGTGCAAGAACTAAAATGGGGagataatttgaatttaaataatcCTAAGGATTATGACATCATTATTGGTGCTGATGTCATTTACATTGAAGATACTTTTGGAGATTTATTGGATACTATTTGTTATCTATCAGGGGTTAAAGGTTATGAATCTAGTTTGTATAGCAATGGAAATATAGCGCAAAATAAAAAACCGACTACTCTTTTATCTGCTAAAATGAGATATACAAGAGAAGCGAAGTttatcaataaattaaaaaagttttttaatgTTGAAAAGGTGTTCAGTAATTCTGACACAAACATTGATATTTATAAAGCTTTGCCTTCATGA